Below is a genomic region from Miscanthus floridulus cultivar M001 chromosome 1, ASM1932011v1, whole genome shotgun sequence.
gatagtcgtactattaagaggggtgaaactcgtcgtgaaatgcggttatcaaagtgccactagatgttctaactcattgcatatgcatttagattctagtggagagctaacacccttgaaaatatttgtgaaaatatgctaacacacgtgcacaaggtgatacacttagtggttggcacatttgagcaagggtgaaggagttagagttgaaaaggagttagtcgcgtgGGTCACAAGGTGAACGGACGCGTCTAGAATTgagaccagacgtgttcggtattttACCTAGGCTCGGGCTTGTGTTGCAGAAGTGATCGAACATGTCTAGAATTAGGACCAGACGCATTTGGTTTTTGACCCCAAGGCGAATGACTTAGTCATAGATGAACAGACTCTGACGTGCATCCGATCGATGGAGAtctaacacgtctggtcatgctctGAACCTCACGGTGTAGTTTTTGACCTCGATCGGACTCTGAGTGAAACATTTGACCTGACGCTAGGGGTCACGTCTGGTCTATGCAGGAGGTGAGCTCGAGGGTGTGTGACCTAACGTCGGCTGTGTCTGGTCGGTAGTACCGGGCGCGTTCGGTCATGTTCgagcagctctgggagctctTTGGACTTGACCTGACGCTGCCTCTCCTGCATCCGATCACTTTCTAACAGTGTGTCCAATCAGTTGTGTTAGAGTGTGATAGAGAGAGCCATCGGGGCGCCAATGGCTAACTCATTTGAAGGGGACACGTGGCTCTCgcggagcgaccggacgcgtccgtccaccacaccagacatgtccggtcaacaCGCAGGCAGCCCAATAATAGAGTTAATGGCTCttttgtttgggggtgtctataaatatcgtttgaccggctcaagctcaccctcttagccatttgcattgacatagaaaccttatgagcttagccaaagtcctcccactcatctacatcattgattcatcatctttatgagattgggagtgaatccaagtgcattgcttgagtgattgcatctagaggcacttggtaattgtgtttcgctatgggtttcacttgttactcttggtggttgccgccacctagacggcttggtgcagcaaggatcatcaagcgaaggaaggtgcttgtctccggctccgatcgtggtgattgtgaggggttcttgacctttttctggtggagagccaaaaggtactccagtgcattgctcgtggcttgtgtgatcctcatcttatgttggttgtgcggcacccggttgtgggtttggcgtgtgatgccaattagcacgtgaacctctaagtgagtgaattgccacaacgaggactagcttgccggcaagtgaacctcggtaaaaattcattgtgtcatcattgttctgaggatttcttggtattcattgtgattgattgacttcatctattgattggctcattcctcaaTATGGCGGTATAACTCACTGTCCATCTCTTGTTTTACATTCTTAGTGTAGTTAaactctttagtataattagttttgagaggtAGCTTGTGTcgagtctagtggttagtgaggctctttagttagtctttgagagctcactaacttagtgtagtgacatagactTTGTGTACTTAGAGATTATAgaaattagaattgtggtaggtgacttgcatttttagtaggctagcgcaacattcgcttctctaaatatttgtctaaccgctttgcttagtgttgttgtagaaatttttagaggctattcaccccctctggcTCAAGAGTGCCATTAGCCCCTTCTTGTTCGAATTTCAGTTTTACCATTTCAATGCCAAACAAGCTAATAACAACTTTGGCAATCTTATGACATGCATAGTAGACCGCGTGCACCATCCGTATAACTTTTCAATCTTCCGCCAAAAGGGGCTTCTTTTTGTCATCCCATTTATTTAGCCTCATGCGCGCTTGTTCTACCTATAATACAATACAAAGTTAAGTGTGTATATGCAAAGTTAACAGTAAAATCTTCTTTCTTTCTCCAAATAATTCTAGATCATTATATTGTCGCTAAAATACATGTATAGAACCAAATTCATCGTCTTCATGGTTTTGAGATACTATTATATTAACTCTGAACCTTAATTCcatttgcatatatatatttttccaaGTTACTGATGACACACACATATATAGTTAACTCATATAAAGCACATAAATTGCAATATGCATGTATACTCCATCTGATTCCAATTATAGATTGATTCAGGCTTTTAGTTGGTCAAACTTATTTGACTTGACCCAAATCTATATAAAGAACTTGTAGATTAATTGGCAACACATGATTGATGGTACATATATTCCAAAAAAGTTGCAAGTCAaagtttcatagtgaaacccatATTGTGGCAAATGTATCAAAAGGCTCATGTTCAGAATAAAAGGGTGTAAAGAATATGCTCTATGTGTGTCCCTTTAAAAGTAGATGCATAAGGTTATGAAAACTTTACAATACCTCTTTATTCCAATCAGTGTGAAGTGTGACCCAGATAAGAATAAGCGTCTGAACAATCAATCCACCTATCATTCCACCCCATATTCCCTGCATGTACACATGTGGGTTGCCGTTATCTCCTTGAACAAAACACACAGGATATATAATTGAAAGAGTGTGATTTTCTAATAGGAAATCTACAGCTTTACCATGGCACCTAGATCAAAGTAGAATCCCAAAACGCAGCCAAGCGGGGTCCCAATGCCGTAGTAGCACGCGATGTTCACATATGCCACGAACGCCTGCCACCCGCAGCCAACCGCCACACCtgcaaagaaaaaaagaagaagatcagTGTCATCTTTTCAACCACTCAAGCCACCAGTCGATTAAAGCCAGTAAGACAAACCCAAGAGCACCAAGTATTAGCTGCTAAAGAACACGCCACCATGGAGAAAATGATTGATGTATGGTCCAATGGAGAAAATGAAGTCACCACTTTCTTCGTTCCAAACTATAATTcattttgttttttctagatTTAAACTCTCCGGCCTTCGTCTCGATCAAAATACTTGACTTTATAGCATTCAAATTTTGTATTATAATACTTAATACTATAGCCTATCATGCGGGTTCCACCCAACCATACCACCAGTCCATCCATCTCGTTGTTGTTTCCATCCAGTGACCTAGGGtgaataaaaaaggaaaaaattctCATGGTGGGAGGAGCCTTATCCCGTCCATTATGATTGCCACAGCTCGCACACAAACGCTCGCACCCACCATCCCGATTTTCTCCCCAAAGCAAGGGTGGCAGGATCCACTTCCCTCCCATTCTACGCCATCCTCTTGGTGGTCAGCAGCTAGCAATGTCCAGGTGGTGCGGTTAGAGGACAACACCAAAGACGGATCGGTCCGACACCAAGCCGGGTCCACCAGGCGCCGCCGAGCCGAGGGTGCACCAAGACGGTACCACCCGGTGCCAAGGCGGCACCTGGTGAGAGGGTGGTGGCTTGCCCTTCCACAGCCGATGACCCCTTCCCTGATGACGCCCCTCTCCAAGCCAACGCCTGCTCCCCGACATTAGCCCCCTAGTAGGGCCCGACATGAAGGGAACGAAGGACCACGATGCTCTGACCCTGAAGGACACAGAGGAGGGCGAATGTGGGCAGAGCCCGAAGCATAGGGGTAGCGTGGGTGGGGTTGCGCTCGATGCAAAGGGGTCACGGATGGGCTAGAGGCTAGGTTATGATTCCTTTGTAGGGCCATTGAGGTCTTTTGCCTTCAGCATTGATAACTGTGACAGATTCTACAATGTCATGTATATTATGAGACAGAGTAATAGTTTTTACGATGTATTAAGACATAGCgtatatatctagatacatagctgtGTACcgaaaagccaaaatgactttCAATTGAGAAAAGTAGTACTAAAcatataggagtaggagtatataATGTGTATACCAGATAGGACGAGCTGAATGCCGTTGAGCACGATGGTGACGGCGAGCAGCGGGGTCATGGTGGACACGGCTCGCGCGACGTCATCCCCTTTGGTGAAGACGTAGCTGATGTAGTCGCGGAGGCACATGACGATGACTGCTATAATGGACGCCACCATCAAAGACAGCGTGGTCACGACCTTGACAGAGAAAGATGTCGCCATGGGGTGCCCGGCTCCGAGCTCGTTGCTCACCCTCACGCTGCAATGTCGTCGTCGTATACGTTCAGACTCATAGTATATACATTTATACATCTAGCACGTGTTGATTTTGTTTAGTGGTTCTCGTTAATTCTGTTGATCTAGTTGAGTGCTGTGTGAGCAGCAGTGTGTTGCTACAAAAAGTTACCTAGCAGCAGCGTTGAAGCCTACCGACACCATGAACACCCATCCTGATATGGACATGCTGATCGAGTCGAGAGTTGACATTGTGAATGGAACAACTAAAAGGCATTAGCAGGTGTCCATCCAAGAAACAATTGTGAgtaattaattgactattaacAGAACATACCAGACAGCAAGAGAATCAAGGGCGATCTCCGGGTCTTTGAGCAAGCCCGCTATGAGCACGGTGATCTGCGTGTACCACGTCTCGAGGCAAAGCATGACCGCCGACGCGAACGAGAGCTTGAGGAACTCCGGCAAGCCGGAGAACGCCCTGCAGGAGAAGCCCGTCCACGTCCGGCGGCACCTCTGTGACTTAACAATATACACGAACTGCGCGGCGACGATGATCCACCAGCTGAGGCTGAGGATCAGCGACGCGCCCAGCAGGCCCAGCCCCAGCCTGTAGACCGCGAACCAGCTGAGGGCCAGGTGCGCGGCCAGCGTGGCCGTGGAGATGTAGGCGCTGGGCGCCACGATGCTCTGCGCCTGCAGGAACTTCTGGATGGGGAAGTTGAAGGCGTAGGCGAAGATCTGCGGGATGAGGCCGAGCACGAACACCCAGGCCGCCTCCGCGATCCGCTCCGACTCCCCCAGCAGCAGCAGGATCTGCTTCGAGAACACGTAGATGACGGCGAGCGGGACGCCGGTGGCGGTGAGCAGGACGATGGAGCGCTGCATGTAGATTCCCAGCATGTCGTACTTGTGCGCGCCGTAGGCCTGCCCGCAGAGCGTCTCCACCGCGCTGCCCATGCCCAGCTGCAATGCAACAACCAAATGTTCAGTATAGTAAGAACAAAGATATACGTAACACTGACACGTCTGTTGGCAGCGATGAATGAAGAAATCAAAGGCACGTCGTTATATTACGTACCATGAGGCCGTATGCGAAGACCTGGATACCGACGTTGCCGAGCGAGGCGGCGGCGAGCTCGAGCGTGCCGAGCTGCCCGCAGAAGATCCTCGTGGACAGTGACATGGAGTAGTTGATCATGTAGACGGCCACGGCCGGCGCGGCCAGCGCCACCAGCAGGCGGAGCTCCACCCGCGCCGCGCGCGCCAGCCGCCGTGCACGGGGCGCCGACTCGTCGCCTAGGATACGCTCCAGCTGCGCGCTCACCCCGTGCCCGCCGCCGCCAGCGTCGTCGCCCGGCAGCGCCACGACGCCGTCGCCGCCATCTGCCGACAGGAGGAGCGGCGTGTTCTGATCACTCGCCGTGCCCATAGCTGGTGAGACGGCGCCGGCGACGGATAGAGTCGCTCTACGCAAGCTGTCGTCTATGTGCTTGTGTGTGCATGCGGCTTTCAGCTCAGCTTTGCAGAAATGCGTGTGATAGCTGTTGGTTGCTGTGGTTTATGCCATTCGTTCTGTGCATCCGATCCGCGGCGCACTGCGAGTTGTGGCCGCGCCTGTAGTGTACGCATACGTTCGATGTGAAATTAGCGAGGCTGGCTGTATCTGTATAGAGATATTTCGCCGGTGTTCTGATTCTGATCTGTGCGATGGAGTAGGTCATGCAGACGTAAATAAATACTCTATAGCTCCTCACATCTGTCGCTGTCGCCTTGCAACACAAGCGGCGCGGCTGGCCATTTTCAGCAATGACGTGCGAGCGAGCTAGAGTGCTAGACCACTCACGAGTGACGAGATCCAGTCGTCCAGGACAAACGTAGTGTACGTAGGCCTCTGCTGGCAGACGCAgacagcaaccagaacttgcaaAGAATTATGAACTTATGATATTTTACtacagtactccctccgtccacataAGAATACAATTACGTGATCCGTGCTGATCAAAGTagctcaagtttgatcaaatttatagtaaatattattaatatttatgtctctaaataaatttattataaaaatatatattctaTTATTAATCTAATGATGCTAATTTTGTATCAGAAATGTtggtattttttatataattttaatcaAAATTCTAACTGATTGACGTGTCGGAAAACGAGAACCGTATTCTTTCATAGAGAGAGAGTAGTAACAAAGAATGTTCTCTTGAAAATAATTCATGCGGATCCGGCTTGCCGCTGCCCGTGCGTTCCGTCAGAAGCCTGGACACTTGCGAGGACACGCACGGTAATGGCGGGTGCAGTGCAGGGTGACCAGTTCACACGACGGGGAGGATTCGTGGCAAAGAAGCCGGGACCGAGCCCCGTACAGATCTACTCCGATAGAGGCAGAGCATTGATTGCACTACTGTCCACCGGGGAGCATTGATACTTATCCAATTTAGGCCTTTTGATGCACGCGTATTCACGTGTATTTACTTTAATTTATATATATTGGAGCGAATTAAAATAAAACTTAATTTAATTCtactttaatttattttaacATACGGGGATTGAGATGAATAATATGAATCTAACCAAGGACTTATGTTCAATAACCTAGCCTAGATGTTCTGGTTATGTTACGTCGCGTCATCTTTGGAGGCTTCGCAGAGGGAGATCGATCCTGTTGACGATCAAAAATGGCCACGGCGAGGTTCGACAAGGCCGAGGACATTGATCATGGAAGAGCTTGGCCGACAGCGACAGGCGGTCCTCCAGGGCGCGCACGTCAGGAAGCACACCAAGGACGGGCACGGGAGGCCTCATGGGTCATGGCAGGTCACTGCACATGGTCGCTGCTGCGGCCGTGCTCCGTTGCGGCCAGGCCCATCTCAACAATTTCTAGGGTCTTTGGAGGAGCAAGACATTAAGGACATGGCAATCTAATATTTTCATACGACGGTTAATTAAAGTATATCTATTATCTATTATTTGGTACCTATCTAATACTAAAGAGGCAAAAATTTTGGCTTTTCTTTGTCCAGCCCTGCCCAACACCGGCTCTATCTCGTATCCATTCCCGGTTATGTTACCATTGCAGAGATTAGAAGTGGGAAGAGAATAGAAAGAAATACGGGGTTCTAGATGTAAAGATGCCAGAGAAAGAAAAAGGTGTGAGTGCCTTAATAGTTTTTGAAATAGATCGGCGTTCCTGATGGAAAATGTCCAGATCCGAGTGGGTATCTCCTGATGGGCTTCTTTTTCAACCTAGGCTGAATCCTTGCAGTTGGGCTAGCTTGGTTGTGGGCTGGAACAAGCACATGCAagcatttttccttttctttcaaTTTTCTCTTTTTCTATAAAAACAAAGATCTTGTAAAATTCGCCCTAGAAAAATACCAAACAAGTTTTGTTAGCTTCGTAAAAATGTGACATATCCATAGATGATACGAATATTGTTAGGTTGTGCTTTGTCTATATGTGTGTTAAATCATCATTGCatatgttgcatgcatatagGTTTGGTGATGACCGAGAATGTGCCAGAGGCAGATCCGGAATACGTAGAGATtgccgaggagtacgaggaggatgtCCTCGTCGTCGGTGTTCTCGAAGCCTTCACTAACTTTTCGATGTTTGGTTCCtactacccaaggcaagcctctgtgcataacccctacttttcaacAATTATATATAGGTTTGGCGATGACCGGGAACGTGCCAGAGGCAGACTTAGAGTGCGTGGAGGTGgccgaagagtacgaggaggatgtCCTCGTCGTCCGTGTTCCCAAATCATTCACTAACTTTTCGATGTCAGGTTCCTACCCAAGGCAagtcctggtgcataacccctacttttcaacAATTATTATGTTTGTTTGcgcattaagttttgaggagaaAGATTTACACCATCTGATGTAGTTTTGATTAGAAACAAAacttatttttattaaaatatggATTAGTCAATGGTAGAACTAATTATTTCCTGAACCAGAATCTTGGGCAGATTATTGTCTAATGAAATCTAAACAAATATATTTATGTAATTCCTGACGTGGGCTGCCGTGTGAAAAATCAAGAGAGTTCTCCCATCATAATCATTAGCGGACAGACCAATCCTTTACACATTGACAAAAAAAGTTAAGGAGGTTGATACGATGCGTCAAAAAAGTTACAAAGTTCTATATTGCGTCATAGAAATAATTAGCGGACAGACCAATCCTTTACACATAGACCAATCCTTTACACATGGGTAGTATGGAAatttaaagttatgatatatttatatCTAAATAATTATACAATTTGCAATGGAAGAAAAAATATACCAAGGTGTATTTTAATTCGATACAGGTTTAATAGGACATTGTTATTTATTGTGGCATTCACTTATGTTATGAATGTGACGgtcatcacaaaataaattataaaagcgTAAAATGTAAGTAGATATGTACCATTCACATTATCATTTTGTATGAATGTTTAATAGTTTGTTTTTTCTCTCGTTGCAACGCATAGGCATATTTACTAGCAGTACTGTTAATAAGAGATCTTGCAACATATATTTAGTTCATAAAAAATGACAGTACAACAAAGAAGCTAAAAAAGGATAAAATAATAACTATTATGTCTACCTCAAATAGAACTATAGAGCTTCAGTGCTTTTTTAGAAACCGTCTTCGGACATTTTTTGATGCAAAATCTTGTCGAGATCAATTTTATCCTTTTCTGAGTACGCAACATCTAACATGTTCAAAAAAATAtattgaggccttgtttagtttgctccaaagttccaagttttttcactctctctccatcacatcaatttttggacgcttgcatggagtattaaatgtaggtaaaaaaaataactaattgcacagtttagttggaaatcacgagatgaatcttttgagcttagttggtccacaattggacaatatttaccaaataagacgaaagtgctactattcattgggttgaaattttcttcaatctaaacaaggcctgaattAGAATTTAGAAAATTAGAAAATTAGATCAAACAGTTTGCAACTCTGCAAGTGCAGGCCGCCACGCCCACGCCAAGCCCTATCCCTATATAACTGATAAACTGAACTAGTGAACTCTGAACTGCAGTTACTTACCGCTGTCCAGTGGCCAGACCAGAGATACAGGTACGATCGATCAAGGCGACACGAACTACTCGATCTGCGAACCCGCGCCCGCTGCCCGCAGCAGCAGTGCAGCACGCCGTCACCGACCGGCGGCCGCGAAGCGAAGCCCCGACTCGCGATCGCAAATAGGTCGTGACTCCACACTCCAGGCCTGCGCGACTCACGCGTGAATAGAAGCGAGCGTATGAGCTATTGGGCCTAAATACATGTACTGTACAGGGTATACTCATGGGCCCAGCGCCATGGGCCCCTGGCCGTCGCACTGCCCCCCGGGGGGGCACTACCAGAATGCCCAGCATTGCCTTGTGTCCACGGCGAAGCCCAAAAAAAAACCCGACAAAGCCTCTGCCGAGTGTTATCCTCGGCAAACGGCACTCGGCGTACACAGTGCCGGCaaatgtttctttgccgagtgttttctatcgtgcatttgccgagtgctcaagaaacactcggcaaatatttgtcccaaaaaaaaacaaaaaaaacagaaCCACCACGCCAGCCCCTCCACCAACAGCGCCGCCTCCTCGCGCTCGATTGGCTCGCGCAGCTCCTGCAGCTACCAccacgcccgccgccgccacgctcACCGCCACCACGCCCGCTGTCGACACGCTCGGCGCCaacacgccaccaccaccaccacgcctccCGCCAACgccatgccaccaccaccaccacccctcCCGCCGACGCCacaccaccaccagcaccacgctgccaccgggagagagagggggagcgGCGGCAGCCGGatccagggaggaggaggaggggagggccgcgtcggagagggaggggaggggcgcgccaGAGCGAGGGCGCGGGCGGGTAGATCTGGGGAGGAGGGAGCTGAGCGTCGGGCGAATCTAGAGAGGGGAGGGCGGGGCcgcgccggagagggaggggagggggcacaacggagagggaggggagggcggggccgCGCCGACGTCGGAGAGGGAGGAGTGGAGGGAGGGggcgccggagagggaggggaggggcgtgcCGGTGCCGGAAAGGGAGGAGGGGATGAAGGGAGGGGCGCGGAGGCAGCTGGGAGAGGGGAGCGGCGGGCAGGGAGAGGGAGCAGGGAGCGGGGTAGGGAAGGAGGGGGGTGTGCGTGCATGTTAAGTGTGCGGCGGGcgggggctttgccgagtgtcctggatctggcacttggcaaagcagtGTTTGCAGAGTGTCAGTGTTTGcagagtgtcctagatctgacactcggcaaaggattttttttattttttatttatttttctcatTGCATGGAGGGACACGTGGCGCgatgtttgtcgagtgtcgtaatttgccgagtgttttttccatatttgccgagtgccggagtttgccgagtgtttttcagtagaattaccgagtgtcagaatgtttgtcgagtgttttctaGTAAGGCACTGGGCAACagatagtttgccgagtgtcagaatatttgtcgagtgtttttagtTTGGCACTTGTCGGGTACCttggaatggggtaccccaagcaaaacatcaaataggttgcccaagtcccatctaaaaaataataaaggcaaaaaggtaagtcgtgggcccctccccgtcgcgaccaggcccactgggtcctccccctcctcgcctcaAGCCTCAAGCAgggggtctcggcatcctgacaccaactccgcttcgcgcgaggccccccagggaaggcctcggcagggaacaccgtctccgcctcgcccgaggctctccacggaaggcctcggcaggaggcacattctccgtatcgcgcgaggcctctcgcgcaaggcctcggaaAGGAGCCtggtctccgtctcgcgcgaggcctcattcttcgagtcgctcgaggccggctcgtcaaCGGTCCGTCgtccccgcctcggccgaccctcccgacagcgcgtcacgtctcattaatactctcaaccactcccgcaatctcagccggacagcggctcaacgtcacagaacggccgacgcgacccgaagtcgcatcagcgccataccgaccaggacagggcacggcggggattaccggccactgtgtcccaacactatgcccacgatcagcgccaggGACAGGGTAtgacaggggttaccggccactgtgtcctaccactgtgcccacgacccgcCGATCGCTCGAgacctcggcactgtacaccagggcctcggcagcctcggggttcgtgcctgccgagacccctcaccgtagtacaagcctcggcaccaaccagacctcagcctcgcgcacaatctgtccaccgtggcttgcacgttcgccgccacgtctGCTCTGAGACACTCcctgggctcccacgacgcacaggacctgatgggacgaccacgtcGCCCTAGTACTCCAAGgaaggaccactccgacgaccacaccgccacaggaacgggccacagggctcggacatgctgtccctgtcggcacgacgccgcatagtaatacatgtactgcccttgtcctcccttcaactataaaaggagaggacttgggtcaCTTAGGGGGGGACACCAAaaccacacacgcacacattccagccgcttgagagcaacgtctcagacggtccACACGACACCccaccgagacctgggactagtttccctctctcccttagcttgtaaccccctactacgagcacttcggtgcaaggaatacaagttcgatctctcagactggacgtaaggcgccgattgcctgaaccagtataaaccttgtgtctctttgcatcaccatccggttcgggatcacgcagaacaaattcactagtcggttgaggaccccccgatctgaaacaccgacagttggcgcgccaggtaggggcatcTGCGTGtcggtttcgtcatcccagcaggttccggatggcagaccccgtacgaccattgcgtctcggcaccgtagtttggttcgggagcctagagttcatgtctctagggcatgagtacgacatggtactcctcactccacgagccccaccgtccaacgatgaagttacgcaccggcagcccaggcgcaggcggcgcccgggcggccgctctcgccgcgcttgCCAGGCACgccgcgagcaaggccaccccgacgctaagcgaacccggggcggcacgccactccccgccgataccctacgactagctgttggtacggggtccctggctggggacctgcctggcctgagcttggacaaagggaaaACGTCGGTGGCTTGCGATGGTGCCCGGTCGTCAAGCTCCACTCCAGCACTGCTTGGAGAACTGaccccggcggagcagaatctggcgacggcaccatccccatacccctttgggttgagaaatgccgccgttCCTTACGCCTACGCCACCGCTCGTAAGGATCCCTCAGAGCGCTGCCTGCGCTTcggtctcgacctaagcacccatgccgactcctcggatgaggacgaggcatggcccggagtggatttctccgggctTCACGACCCTAGGATTTTGTgctagttcttggccgcaagcgactactgctttggttactccgactccgacgacgaaggcacttacgacccctcTCGCAagtgtttccacgtcgggctcgggatgccgagggcaggcgaagaggatgagggggcaggtagccgctccccactCCATCTAGGGGCGGGCGCCATCACGCCCCCACGCAATGTCCTGCctgccgcacgaaatgagaacgtcgttcttgcacgacctcagcgcccagacctagagcagctccgtgagctccaggccaaggtcgagcaagaccaactccttctgcagcagcttcgagactctctcgaacaggaacagcgaggccgTGGCGAAGGCAGGGGAGCCCGATGAAGAGcccacgatgtgcatcaccgcatccatgacgatgaagggagcgagcaacccccagtcttcaatcgcgccagccagaacgtcgcggctgcggcaatgttggtccgcgcaatgcccgagccttctaccacggaggggcggcgggtccgcggcgagctccgcgatctcctagagacTGCTGCGGTTcagtaggccgagagttccgcctcccgacggcgcgggggcgcctcaaaccttctcacggcaccgcctcgataggacagggaagcctcggctcgtcccgagcccgaccgagcgccaatagcccacagg
It encodes:
- the LOC136483957 gene encoding protein DETOXIFICATION 40-like, whose translation is MGTASDQNTPLLLSADGGDGVVALPGDDAGGGGHGVSAQLERILGDESAPRARRLARAARVELRLLVALAAPAVAVYMINYSMSLSTRIFCGQLGTLELAAASLGNVGIQVFAYGLMLGMGSAVETLCGQAYGAHKYDMLGIYMQRSIVLLTATGVPLAVIYVFSKQILLLLGESERIAEAAWVFVLGLIPQIFAYAFNFPIQKFLQAQSIVAPSAYISTATLAAHLALSWFAVYRLGLGLLGASLILSLSWWIIVAAQFVYIVKSQRCRRTWTGFSCRAFSGLPEFLKLSFASAVMLCLETWYTQITVLIAGLLKDPEIALDSLAVCMSISGWVFMVSVGFNAAASVRVSNELGAGHPMATSFSVKVVTTLSLMVASIIAVIVMCLRDYISYVFTKGDDVARAVSTMTPLLAVTIVLNGIQLVLSGVAVGCGWQAFVAYVNIACYYGIGTPLGCVLGFYFDLGAMGIWGGMIGGLIVQTLILIWVTLHTDWNKEVEQARMRLNKWDDKKKPLLAED